CGGGGACCGTGGAGCCGGGAGGCCCCCGCCTGAAGGGGCTGGCGGTGGCGAAGGAGGGCGGCTTCCGCCTGGACTTCCTGGGCGAGGACTACACGCTGACGAACCGGGCGCTGCGCGGGGCGCACAACACGCAGAACGCCATGGCGGCCACGCTGCTGGCCCGGCTGGGCGGCGTGTCGCGCGAGGCGGTGCAGGCGGGGCTCGACAGCTACCCGGGCCTGCCCCACCGTCTGGAGAGCGTGCGAGTGCTGGACGGCGTGGAGTGGGTGAACGACTCCAAGGCCACCAACGTGGACTCGGTGCTGGTGGCGCTCAAGGCCTTCCCGGGCAACCTGCTGCTCATCGCGGGAGGGAAGGGGAAGGGCGCGCCCTACCAGCCCATGGTGGACGCGAGCCGAGGCAAGGTGAAGGCGGTGCTCACCATCGGCCAGGACGCGGAGACGGTGGCCGCGGCGTACGCCGGCCAGGCTCCCGTGCACCCCTGCGGCACGCTGGACGTGGCCGTGCGCAGGGCACGCGAGCTGGCGAAGTCGGGGGACACGGTGCTGCTGTCTCCCGCGTGCGCGTCATACGATCAGTTCAAGAACTTCGAGGACCGCGGCGACACGTTCAAGCGGCTCGTGCAGGCGCTCTGAGAGACAGGCCATGAAGACACCCGCGGCGCCCGCAGTCCGGTTCGATCCCATCCTCCTGTGTGCCGTGCTGGCGCTCGTGGCGCTGGGGCTGGTGATGGTCTACTCGGCCAGCGCCATCCTCGCGCAGGACAAGCTGGGCGACAGCCTCTACTTCCTCAAGCGCCAGCTGATGGCCGCCGGCATGGGCGTGGTGGCCATGGCCGTGGCCATGAAGCTGGGCTGGCGCCGGCTGGCGCGCCTGGCATGGCCGCTGCTCATCGTCACCCTGGTGCTGCTGGTGGCCGTGTTGATTCCGGGCATCGGCACCACGGCGGGCGGCGCTCGGCGGTGGATCCGCTTCCCGGGCTTCGGCCTGCAGCCGGCCGAGGTGGCCAAGTTCGCCTGGGTCGTCTACCTGTCCTACTCGCTGGCCAAGAAGCGCGAGAAGGTGGCCACCTTCTCCGTGGGCTTCCTGCCGCACCTGCTCTTGTGCGGCGTGCTGGTGCTCTTGTGCATGCGCCAGCCGGACTTCGGCAGCTCCGTGCTGCTGGTGTTCCTGCTCTTCGTGCTGCTGTTCGCCGCCGGCACGAAGCTCAGCTACCTGGTGGGCTCGGTGCTGCTGGCGCTGCCGCTGGCGTACGTGGCGATTGCCTCCAGCCCCTACCGCATGAAGCGCGTGATGGCCTTCCTGGACCCCTGGGCCCACCGCCATGACGTGGGCTACCAGGTGGCCGAGTCGCTCATGTCCATCGGCTCGGGAGGGCTCACCGGCCTGGGGCTGGGAGACGGGCGGCAGAAGCTCTTCTTCCTGCCCGAGGCCCACACCGACTTCATCTTCGCCATCATCGGCGAGGAGCTGGGCCTGGTGGGCGTGACGCTGCTGGTGGCGCTCTACGCGGTGGTCATCTGGCGCGGGGTGCGCATCGCCATGGCGTCGCCGGAGCCGTTCGGCACGTACCTGGGGCTGGGCCTCACCTCCATCATCGCCTTCCAGGCGGCGGTGAACATGTGCGTGGCCATGGGGTTGCTGCCCACGAAGGGCCTGACGCTCCCGTTCGTCTCCTATGGCGGCACCTCGCTGCTGGTGTTGATGGGAGCCGCGGGGGTGTTGCTGTCACTGAGCACCGCCTCGCAGCCGGCGGGCCGGACGGCCCGGGCGGGCATGGACATGCGGGAGGTGGCGGCGTGAAGGTGCTCATCGCGGGTGGCGGAACGGGTGGTCATCTCTTCCCGGGCATTGCCCTGGCCGAGGAGGTGACGACGCGTCACCACAAGAATGAAGTGGTCTTCGTCGGCACCGAGCGAGGCCTCGAGGCGCGCGTGGTGCCGAAGGAGGGCTACCCGCTGGAGTTCATTCGCGCGCAGGGACTCAAGGGCAAGGGCCTGTGGCAGCTCATCAAGGGCCTGCTGGCGCTGCCGCTGGCCTTCATCGAGTCCTTTCGCATCCTCTCGCGCCACAAGCCGGACGTGGTGGTGGGCGTGGGCGGCTATGCCAGCGGGCCGGTGGTGATGGCCGCCTGGCTGATGGGCATCCCCACCGCGGTGCAGGAGCAGAACGCGCTGCCGGGCTTCACCAACAAGACGCTGGGCAGGTTCGTCAAGGTGGTCTTCACCGCCTTCGAGGAGGCCAGGCGCTTCTTCCCCGAGGGCAAGGTGCACCTGGTGGGCAACCCCATCCGCCGCAAGCTGATGGACAACTACCTGCGCTCGCACGTGGCGCACGAGCGCTTCTCCATCCTCGTGTTCGGCGGCAGCCTGGGCGCCAAGGGCATCAACCAGCGGGTGGTGGAGGCGCTCGACTTCCTGGGGGACTTGAAGGACCAGATCACCTTCGTGCACCAGACGGGGAAGAACGACCTGGAGATGGTGCGCAAGGGCTACGCGGACAAGGGCTTCCAGGCCGACGTGCGCGAGTTCATCGACGACATGTCGGACGCCTACGCCCGGTCGGACCTCGTCGTGTGCCGGGCGGGCGCCACCACGCTGGCCGAGCTCACGGTGTGCAAGAAGGCCAGCATCCTCATCCCCTTTCCGTACGCGACGGATGATCACCAGGCGGTGAATGCCCGCGCGATGGTGGAGGCCGGCGCCGCGATCATGTTCCGCGAGTCGGAGCTCACCGGGCAGAAGCTGGCCGAGCAGATCCGCCTGCTGAAGACGGAGCCGGCGCGCCTCAAGCAGATGGAGAAGAAGGCGGGCCTGCTGGGCCGCCCCGAGGCCTCCAAGGAGCTGGCGGACGTGTGCGTGGAGCTGATGGTGGCGGCGTACGGGCCCAATGGCCGCGATCGCCCGGCCAAGGATGAGGCGCCCAAGGCCTCCAGGAGCGAGTGAGTCATGACCAAGGCCGGCGGCAAGCCTCAGAGCCTCTTCAAGACGCGCCATGCGGCGCAGGTGCACTTCGTGGGCATCGGCGGCATCGGCATGAGCGGCATCGCCGAGGTGCTGCTCAACCTGGGCTACCGGGTGTCGGGCTCGGACCTGAAGGGCAGCGACATCACCCGGCGGCTGGCCTCCATGGGCGCCACCATCTACGAGGGCCACAAGGCGCAGAACCTGGTGCAGGCGGACGTGGTGGTCATCTCCTCCGCGGTGAAGAAGGACAACCCGGAAGTCGTCACTGCGCGTCAGCGGAAGATCCCCGTCATCCCCCGCGCGGAGATGCTCGCCGAGCTGATGCGCCTGAAGTACGCGGTGGCGGTGGCCGGCAGCCACGGGAAGACGACGACCACCTCCATGGTGGCCACGGTGCTCTCGGCGGCGGGGCTGGATCCGACGGCGGTGGTGGGCGGCAAGGTGAACGTGCTCGACTCCAACGCCAAGCTCGGCAAGAGCGAGCTGATGGTGGTGGAGGCCGACGAGAGCGACGGCAGCTTCCTCAAGCTGCACCCGGCCATCACCGTGGTGACGAACATCGACCCCGAGCACATGGACCACTACGGGACGCTCGAGGCGTTGAAGTCGGCCTTCGTGGAGTTCTGCAACCGGGTGCCCTTCTACGGGCTGAACGTCCTGTGCCTGGACCACCCCAACGTGCAGGCGCTGGTGCCCCGGTTGGAGAAGCGCGTCGTCACCTACGGCAGCTCGCACATGGCGGACTACCGCCTGGAGGGCATCACGCTTGAGGGCTTCACCACGCGCTTCAGCGCCTTCCGGCGCGATGAGCCGCTGGGCGAGTTCCGCGTGCGCATGGTGGGCGCGCACAACGCCCTCAACGCCCTGGCCGTCATCGCCGTGGCCGAGGAGATGGAGATCCCCCTCGACACCGTGCGCGGCGCCCTGGCCGAGTTCGGCGGCGTGCAGCGGCGCTTCACGGTGAAGGGCGAGGTGAACGGCATCACCGTGGTGGACGACTACGGGCACCATCCCACCGAGGTCATGGCCACTCTGGCCGGTGCGCGGCGGGCCTTCGGCCGGCGCCTGGTGGTGGCCTTCCAGCCGCACCGCTACACGCGCACGCACGATCTGCTGAAGGAGTTCGCCACCTCCTTCAATGACGCGGACGTGGTCTTCGTCTCCAGCGTCTACGCGGCCGGCGAGGAGCCCATCCCGGGCGCCACGGGCGACGCGCTGGCGGAGGCCATCCGAGAGCACGGCCACCGCGACGTGACGTTCGTGGAGAAGCGCGTGGACCTGCCGGCGGCCATCGCCCCGCGTCTGCGCGAGGGCGACATCGTCCTCACGCTCGGCGCCGGCGACATCACCCAGGTGGGGCCGGACCTGCTGGCGCAGCTCGGCAAGGGCGGGGCCGCCAAGGGCGGGTGAGCATGACGGCGCGCATCGCATCCTCCCTCCCGGAGCGGGTGTCGCTCCTGGGCGGCTGTGAGGTGAAGGCGGGCGAGCCGCTCGCGCCCCTCACCAGCGTCCGGGTCGGTGGCCCGGCGGAGGCGCTCGTGCGTCCGCGCAGCCCCGAGGCGCTCGTGGCGCTGCTGCGGCTGGCTCGGGAGGAGGGCGCTCCGGTCACCATCCTCGGAGGTGGCGCCAACACGCTCGTGGGAGACGGGGGCGTGAAGGGCATCACCCTGCGCCTGCCGGGAGACCTCTTCCCGGAGGTGGTCGAGCCCGGCGCGGAGGAGGGGACGCTCACCCTGGGCGCGGGCGCAGCCATCGTCCGGCTCATCAACCTGATGCGCGCCAACGGCCTGGTGGGCGCCGAGTTCCTCGCGGGCATCCCCGGCACGCTCGGCGGCGCGGTGTCCATGAACGCCGGCACCAAGAACGGCGAGTGCTTCCGCGTCGTGGAGGCGGTGGAAGTGGCCACCGTGGACGGGGTGGGGTGGCTCACCAAGGCGCGGATTCCGCACGCCTACCGTCACTCGGAACTGCCCCCGGGCGCCGTGGTGACGCGGGTGCGCTTCCGGCTGCCCAAGGGGGACCTGGTGGCCTCCAAGGCGGCCATGGACAAGGACCTGGGCTACCGCAAGAGCACGCAGCCGCTCAGCCAGCCGAACTTCGGCAGCGTCTTCACCAACCCGCCGGGCGACTTCGCCGGGCGGCTCATCGAACTGGTGAAGCTCAAGGGCCACACCCTGGGCCGCGCCCAGGTGTCCACGCTGCACGCCAACTGGATCGTCAACCTGGGCGGTGCCGCCGCCCGCGACGTCCTCGGGCTCATCACCCTGATGCAGGAGCGGGTGAAGGCCGAGACGGGCGTCGAGCTCAAACCCGAAGTCAAACGCGTAGGGGAGTTCCTTCCGTGAGCGTCCTGTCCAAGTCCGATCTGAAGAACAAGCGCGTGGGCGTGCTGATGGGTGGCCTGTCCGCGGAGCGCGACGTGTCGCTGCGCACCGGAGCCGCCGTGTCCAAGGCGCTGCGCTCTCTCGGCTACGACGTGGTGGAGATCGACGTGGGCAAGGACATCGCCGCGCGCCTGGCCGCGGAGAAGGTGGATGTGGCGTGGATCGCCCTCCACGGCCGCTACGGCGAGGACGGCTCCATCCAGGGGCTGCTCGAGTCGCTCTTCATCCCCTACACCGGCAGCGGCGTGCTCGCCTCGGCGCTGGGCATGGAGAAGGTCTACGCCAAGCAGGTCTTCACCCACCACGGCATCCCCACGCCTCCTTATAAGGTGTTCACCGACGCCGCGACCGCCCGCGCCGCCGTGGACTCGCTGCCCTTCCCGTTCCCCGTCGTCGTCAAGCCCAGCCGCGAGGGCAGCAGCGTGGGCGTCCACGTCTGCAAGACGAAGGAGGCCTACCTGGCCGCCGTGGACGACGCCTCGAAGTTCGCCGGCTTCCTCCTGGTGGAGCAGTTCATCAAGGGCCGCGAGGTGCAGGGCGCCGTGCTGGACAACGAGGCCCTGGGCGTCATCGAAGTCGTCGTCGCCCGCGAGTTCTACGACGCGGAGGCCAAGTACAAGGCCGGCAGCGGGACGAAGTACCTCTTCCCCGCGCCGCTGCCCGAGGCCCAGTACACCCGCGTCAACGAGGTGTGCCTGGCCGTCCACAAGGCGCTGGGGTGCTCCGGAGCGTCGCGCTCGGACGTCATCGCCACCGAGTCCGGGGACGTCTACGTTCTGGAAATCAACACCCTGCCAGGTATGACGGAGACGAGCCTGCTGCCGAAGATCGCCGCCGGAAGGGGTATCGACTTCCCCGCCCTGTGCGAGCGCATCCTCCTGACGGCCTCGCTCAAGTCCTGAGAGCGCGCCGGCGCTCTTTTCCCCCAGGAAGATAAGGGGTTTCCCTGAGCCCCTCCGCTACAGCCACGTACCTGTAGCCAAAAACTGGCGCGCCGATCCAACCCGGCGCAGCATGCGGACCTGTTTTCCATGGCCTTTGGGAAGTCCAAGAACCGTCGCCGCGTCGACACCGCCCAGAAGAAGGAGGCGGTGAAAGGCGTCGTGCGGACGCACGGGGCACCCGTGCTCAAGGGCCTGCTCGCCGCGGCGCTGACGGCGGGGCTCATCTGGGGCGGCATCGAGCTGCGCGCCTGGGCGCTGAGCTCCCCGCGCTTCCAGCTGCAGGACGTGAACTTCTCGGGCCTCACGCGGGCCTCGCGCCCGGAGCTGGTGAAGCTGTCCGGCCTGGCGCTCGGACAGAACCTCTTCTCCATGGAAGTGCCGCTGCTGGAGAAGGCCATGCTCCAGCACCCGTGGGTGCGCAGCGTGGAGGTGACGCGGCACTTCCCGGCCTCCGTGTCCGTCCAGGTGGTGGAGCACACCCCCGAGGCGCTGGTGGTGCTGGGCGACTTGTACGTGCTGGACGCGGAGGGCGAGCCCTTCAAGCGGGTGACGCCCGGAGACGGGCTGGACCTGCCGCTCGTCACTGGCGTGGAGCGCGATGCGTACGTGAAGGATCCCGCCGTGGTGCGCGAGCGCCTGAAGGCGGCGCTGGAGGTGGCGCGCTCGTACTCGGCGCTCAAGCTCGGCCGCCACGAGCGGCTGTCCGAGGTGAGGGTGGAGGGCACGTCCCTGGCGCTGGTGACGGTGGCCGGCCAGGAGGTGCTGATGGGGGAGGGGAACACGGAGGCCAAGCTGACGCGCCTGGCGCGCGTGCGGCGCGAGCTGAGCGCCAAGGGGCTGGCCGCGGATGTCATCCACCTGGACAACCGGGCTCGGCCCGGCTGGGTGGCAGTGAAGCTTTCGAGCCCCGTCTCCGAGAGGAACGGGAGCTCGGCGCAGTAGGGAACGCCCTTTCACGAGAGTGGGGGCACCGGGAGGCAGTGGTCATGGCGAAGCAGAAGTCTGGGGAGATCATCGTCGGCCTCGACATCGGCACGACGAAGATCTGCGCGATCGTCGGTGAGCTCACCGACAGCGGGATCGACATCATCGGAATCGGCACCCACCCCTCCAAGGGGTTGCGCAAGGGCGTCGTGGTCAACATCGAGGCGACCGTGTCCTCCATCCGCCGGGCGGTGGAAGAGGCCGAGCTGATGGCGGGGGCGGAGATCTCCCACGTCTACACGGGCATCGCCGGAGGCCACATCAAGGGCTTCAACTCCCAGGGCATCGTCGCGGTGAAGGACAAGGAGGTGCGCGAGGCGGACATCGCCCGCGTCATCGACGCCGCCAAGGCGGTGGCCATCCCGCTGGACCGGGAGGTCATCCACGTCCTGCCGCAGGAGTTCATCATCGACGACCAGGGCGGCATCAAGGAGCCGCTGGGCATGGCGGGCGTGCGGCTGGAGGCCAAGGTGCACATCGTCACCGGCGCCGTCTCCAGCGCGCAGAACATCGTCAAGTGCGCCAACCGCACCGGGCTGAACGTCGCCGACATCGTCCTGCAGCCGCTGGCCTCCGCCGAGGCCGTGCTCAGCGACGACGAGAAGGAGCTGGGCGTGTGCCTGGTGGACATCGGCGGCGGCACCACGGACATCGCCATCTTCTCCGGCGGCGCCATCGTCCACACCGCCGTCATCGCCCTGGGCGGCAACAACCTCACCAGCGACATCGCCATCGGCCTGCGCACCCCGGCGCACGAGGCCGAGCGCATCAAGCAGAAGTTCGGCTGCGCGCTCGCCTCCATGGTGAACAAGGACGAGACCATCGAGGTGCCCAGCGTGGGCGGCCGCCAGCCGCGCGTGCTCGGCCGGCAGATCCTCTGCGAGATCCTCGAGCCGCGCGTGGAGGAGATCTTCCAGCTCGTCCACCGGGAGATCCAGAAGTGCGGCTACGAGGACCTGCTCGCCTCGGGCGTCGTCATCACCGGCGGCTCCACGCTGCTGGCGGGCATGCCCGAGCTGGCCGAGGAGGTGCTCGGACTGCCCGTGCGGCGCGGTATGCCTCGCGGTATCGGTGGCCTGGTGGACGTGGTGAAGAGCCCCATGTACGCCACCGGCGTGGGCTTGGTCGTCTACGGCGCTCGCCACCTCGACCGGCGAATGTTCCGGATTCGCGAAGAGAACGTGTACAAGAAAGTGAAAGGCCGGATGCGCGAGTGGCTGGAGGAAATTTTCTAGCCTGACTGCGCGCCCGAAACCCGGAAAGCAAGAAGAGGGATCCCGAATGGGATCCCTCTTTTTTTTGATCAACATTCCTCGGGTACAATCGTTAACGCAACGCTTCGGGTAGGCCGCAGTAGTCCAACTGATCACGTCGTTACCCAGATCCGACACGACCGCAGCATGAGGCCGCTCCCCGGAGTGGCCCCGTCCCGGTCCGGAACATCCACCATGATGGGTTCCTCTTCGTCCTCTTTGTGCTCCGTGAACGCTCGCTTGCTGATGCCCCTGCTCCTGATGGGAGTGATGGGAGTCGGCTGCGGCCCGGAGTCGCTGAACGCTCCCGAGACTTCTCCCGAGCCATCCACCGTTCCGCAGCAGCTGGTCGCTCCGCGCGAGCAGCCGAGCAAGGCTGACTGGATGGTGGAGCCCGACGCGCACGTGTCGTGGATGATGGCCGACAGCGCGAACCTGCAGCTGTTCCTCGCGGACTCGGCCGATCCGATCGCGGAGCTGTCCTCGGTCACCTACTCGATCGACGTGGTGAACCTGGGGCCCAACGCGGCGGCCGACGTCGCGGTGGCGATCACCCTGCCCACCCAGGCCTTCTTCCAGTCGTTCGATCCGGCGGGCTTCGCCTGTAGCCCGAACGCCAATGTGTGGACGTGCCGGCTCTTCACGCCGTGGGCGGTGAACCAGCCGGCGACCATCAAGTTCACCATGCAGGCGCCCAACCAGGATGACATCCTGCTGCAGGCGAGCGCCACCATCTCCTCGACGACGGCGGACCCCACGCCGGGCAACAACTCGGATGCGGAGGAGACGGTCATCGGCATCAACGACGCGCCGTCGATCACCGCGCCCATCCCGGTGCCGCCGCAGACGGCCCCCGAGGACACCGACATCATCTTCTCGGCGGCCAACGGCAACCGCATCGCCCTGGCGGACCCGGACGTCTTCAACCGCAAGCTCAACCTGACCCTGGACATCACGGGCGGCGCGGTCCGCGGCTCGCTGTCGCTCAGCCAGACCACGGGGCTGACCTTCATCAAGGGTGACGGCTCGTTCGACTCGTCCATGCAGTTCGAAGGCACGCTCGCCAACATGAACGCCGCCCTGAACGGGCTGCGCTTCACCCCGGCGCCCAACTACTACGGAGAGACGGGCATCATCCTGTTGGTCAACGACCTGGGCAACAGCGGCCTCCAGGGGATCAAGGCGGTCTCCCGCATCGTCCCCATCAGCGTCTCGCCCGAGGTCAATGACCCGCCGGACGCGGTGGACGACAACTACGCGGTGCCGGGTGATGCCGTGGCCTACGCGCTGGACGTGCTGGCCAACGACACGTACCTGCCGGATCCGCCCGAGACCCTGACGATTACCGCCGTCACCCAGCCGGCCAATGGCTCGGTGACCTTCACCCCGACCGGGGTGAGCTTCACTCCGACCGCCGGCTTCCGAGGCACCACGACGTTCACGTACACGATCTCGGATGGGCACGGGCTCTTCGACACGGCCACGGTGACGTGCGTCGTCGGACAGCCGAACAACCCGCCCACGGCCGCCAACGACAGCTACACCGTGGCCGAGGACAGCGGCGCCACGAACATGTTCGTGCTGGCCAACGACAGCACGGCGCCGGACGCCAATGAGACGCTGACCATCACCGCGCTGACGCAGCCGGCGGGGGGCACGGTGACGCACTCGAACGGCATCGTCCAGTTCACGCCGACGCCCAACTTCTTCGGCACCACGACGTTCACCTACACGATCTCGGACGGTCGAGGCGGCACGGCGACGGGCACGGTGACGGTGACGGTGACGGGCTCGAATGATCCTCCGACGGCCAACGCCGACACCTTCGTGGTGCAGGAGGACACCCCCACGCCGCTGGATGTGCTGGCCAACGACTCGAGCGCGCCGGACGGCCCGGAGGCGCTGACCCTCACGGGGGTGACCCAGCCGACCAACGGCACGGCGACCATCACCGGCGCCACCGTGCTGTTCACGCCCGCCGCGGAGTTCAGCGGGAGCACGACGTTCACCTATACGATCTCGGATGGCACGGCGACGGCCACGGCCACGGTGACGGTGAACGTGGCGCCGGTGAACGACCCGCCGGTGGCCAACCCGGACAGCTTCACGGTGGCCGAGGACAGCGCGGCCACGCCGCTCAACGTGCTGGCCAACGACAACTCCGGGCCGGAGACGGGCGAGACGCTGACCATCACCGGCGTGACGCAGCCGACGGCGGGCGGCTCGGTGACCTTCACGGCCACGAGCGTGAGCTTTACGCCGACGGGCAACTTCTTCGGCACGGCGACGTTCACGTACACGCTCTCGGACGGCAATGGCGGCACGGCGACGGGCACGGTGACGGTGACGGTGACCGGGACGAACGACCCGCCGGATGCCGTCGAGGACAGCTTCATGGTGGGTGCCAACACCAGCGGCACGGTGCTGGACGTGCTGGCCAACGACACGAGCGCGCCGGACGGTCCGGAGACGCTGACGATCACCGCCACCACGCAGCCGGCCAACGGCACGGTGACGCGTACGCCCACCAACGTCAGCTTCACTCCCACGGCGAACTTCCGTGGGACGACGACGTTCCAGTACACGATCTCCGACGGCAACGGCGGCACCGACACGGCCACCGTCACGGTGGTGGTGGGCAACAACCCGCCGGTGGCCACCGCAGACAGCTTCACGGTGAACGAGGACAGCGGGTTCACCGATCTGAACGTGCTGGCCAATGACAACACGGCGCCGGACACGGGCGAGACGCTGAGCCTCATTGGCGTGACCCAGCCCGCCAATGGCCAGGTCACCTTCGACACGAACATCGCCAGGTTCAGGCCCGCGAACAACTTCCACGGCACCACGACGTTCACGTACACGGTGTCGGACGGCAGCGGCGGCACGGCGACGGCCACGGTGACGGTGACGGTGACGCCGGTGAACGATCCGCCGGTCGCGGTGAACGACAGCTTCACCGTGCCCCGGAACAGCGGGGCGACGGTGCTGAACGTGCTGGCCAACGACACGTTCGCGCCGGACACGGGCGAGACGCTCACCGTCGCGACCGTGACCCAGCCGGCCACGGGCGGTACGGTGACTCTCAACGCGGGCGTGGTGAGCTTCACCCCGACGACCAACTTCACGGGGACCGTGACGTTCCAGTACACGGTGTCGGACGGCAACGGCGGCACGGCGACGGGCACGGTGACGGTGGTGGTGGAGCAGGTGAACGCGCCGCCCAACGCTGTGGACGACACCTTCACGGTGGCCGAGGACAGCTCGGTCACGACGTTCGACGTGCTGGCCAACGACTCGATCGCCCCGGACACGGGCGAGACGCTGACCGTCACCGCGGCGACCCAGCCGGCCACGGGCGGCACGGTGACCTTCAACACCTCCAACGTGCGCTTCACCCCGACGGCCAACTTCAACGGGACGGCGACGTTCCAGTACACGGTGTCGGACGGCAACGGCGGCACCGACACGGCGACGGTGACGGTGACGGTGACGCCGGTGAACGACCCGCCGGACGCGGTGAACGACACCTTCTCGGTGGCCGAGAGCAGCTCGAACAACCCGCTGGACGTGCTGCTCAACGACACCACGGCGCCGGACACGGGCGAGACGCTCACGGTGGCCTCCGTCACGCAGCCGGCCAGCGGCACGGTGACGCTCACCGGCGGGGTGGTGCGCTACACGCCGCCCGCGGGCTTCAACGGCACCGTGACGTTCACCTACACGGTGTCCGACGGCAACAGCGGCACGGACACGGCGACGGTGGCGGTGACGGTGACGCCGGTGAACGATCCGCCGACGGCCAACAACGACAGCTTCGCGGTGGCCGAGGACAGCGGCGCCACGCCGCTCAACGTGCTGGCCAACGACAGCACGGCGCCGGACACCGGTGAGACGCTGACCATCACCTCCGTCACCCAGCCGGCCAACGGCACGGTGACGTTCGCGGCCTCCAACGTCACCTTCACGCCGGCCCCCAACTTCAACGGCACCACGACGTTCCAGTACACGGTGTCGGATGGCAACGGCGGCACGGCCACCGCCACGGTCACCGTCACGGTCGACCCGGTGAACGACCCGCCGACGGCCGTCAACGACGCGCTCACCGTGGCCGAGGACAGCGGCGCCACGGTGGTGACCGTGCTGAGCAACGACTCGAGCACGCCGGACACGGGCGAGACGCTCACGGTGACGGCGGTGACCCAGCCGGCCAACGGCACGGTGACGCTCACCGCGGGCGTGGTGCGCTTCACGCCGGCCCCCAACTTCAACGGGACGACGACGTTCCAGTACACGGTGTCCGACGGCAACGGCGGCACGGCGACGGCCACGGTGACGGTGACGGTGACGCCGACGAACGATCCTCCCGACGCGCTGGACGATGCCTTCACGGTGGCCGAGGACAGCGGCGCCACGACGCTGGACGTGCTGGCCAACGACTCCATCAACGGGGACGTGGGCGAGACGCTCACGGTGACGGCGGTGACCCAGCCGGCCAACGGCACGGTGACGCTCACCGCGGGCGTGGTGCGCTACACGCCGCCCTCCAACTTCAGCGGCACCACGACGTTCACGTACACGATCTCGGATGGCAACAGCGGCACGGACACGGCGACCGTCACGGTGACGGTGACGCCGGCGAACGATCCGCCCGACGCGGTGGACGACACGGCCACGGTGGCCGAGGACAGCGGCCCCACGGCGCTGGACGTGCTGACCAACGACACCACGGCGCCGGACACCGGCGAGACGCTGGCCATCACCTCCACCACCCAGCCGCTCAACGGCTCGACGACGTTCACCTCCACCCAGGTGCGCTTCACGCCGGCGGCCAACTTCTTCGGCACCACGACGTTCCAGTACACGGTGTCCGACGGCAACGGCGGCTCCGACACGGCGACCGTCACGGTGACGGTGACGCCGGTCAACGACGCGCCCTCGGCCAACGATGACACCTTCACGGTGGCGGAGGACAGCGGCGCCACGTCGCTCAACGTGCTGGCCAACGACTCGTTCGCGCCGGATGCGGCGGAGACGCTGACCATCTCCGCCATCGTGACCCAGCCGACGGGCGGGACGGTGACCAACACCCCCACGAGCGTGAGCTTCACGCCCGACGCCAACTTCACCGGCACCACGACGTTCTCGTACCGGATCTCGGATGGGAATGGCGGCACCGACACGGCGACCGTCACGGTCACGGTCTCCCCGGTCAACGATCCGCCCGACGCGGTCAACGACGCCGTC
This genomic stretch from Hyalangium gracile harbors:
- the ftsA gene encoding cell division protein FtsA: MAKQKSGEIIVGLDIGTTKICAIVGELTDSGIDIIGIGTHPSKGLRKGVVVNIEATVSSIRRAVEEAELMAGAEISHVYTGIAGGHIKGFNSQGIVAVKDKEVREADIARVIDAAKAVAIPLDREVIHVLPQEFIIDDQGGIKEPLGMAGVRLEAKVHIVTGAVSSAQNIVKCANRTGLNVADIVLQPLASAEAVLSDDEKELGVCLVDIGGGTTDIAIFSGGAIVHTAVIALGGNNLTSDIAIGLRTPAHEAERIKQKFGCALASMVNKDETIEVPSVGGRQPRVLGRQILCEILEPRVEEIFQLVHREIQKCGYEDLLASGVVITGGSTLLAGMPELAEEVLGLPVRRGMPRGIGGLVDVVKSPMYATGVGLVVYGARHLDRRMFRIREENVYKKVKGRMREWLEEIF
- a CDS encoding cell division protein FtsQ/DivIB, coding for MAFGKSKNRRRVDTAQKKEAVKGVVRTHGAPVLKGLLAAALTAGLIWGGIELRAWALSSPRFQLQDVNFSGLTRASRPELVKLSGLALGQNLFSMEVPLLEKAMLQHPWVRSVEVTRHFPASVSVQVVEHTPEALVVLGDLYVLDAEGEPFKRVTPGDGLDLPLVTGVERDAYVKDPAVVRERLKAALEVARSYSALKLGRHERLSEVRVEGTSLALVTVAGQEVLMGEGNTEAKLTRLARVRRELSAKGLAADVIHLDNRARPGWVAVKLSSPVSERNGSSAQ